Proteins encoded together in one Lathamus discolor isolate bLatDis1 chromosome 3, bLatDis1.hap1, whole genome shotgun sequence window:
- the GMPPA gene encoding mannose-1-phosphate guanyltransferase alpha, with product MPLKAVILIGGPQKGTRFRPLSFEVPKPLFPVAGVPMVQHHIEACAKVPGMKEILLMGFYQPHEALSRFLVSAQQEFKIPIRYLQEYAALGTGGGIYHFRDQILSGGAEAFFVLNADVCSEFPLQEMLEFRQQHGDVHSFVILGTTANRTQALNYGCIVANADTQEVQHYVEKPSTFVSEIINCGIYLFTPAIFQHIGEVFQRNQQELVLEESSNGWQRAEVIRLEQDVFTALAGRGKLFVYKTDGFWSQIKSAGSAIYASRLYLNQYSKSHPERLAQNKPGGPIIRGNVYIHPTASIDSTAVLGPNVSIGEGVTVGAGVRVRESIVLHGASLHDHTCVLNTIVGWDSTIGRWARVEGTPSDPNPNDPYAKIDSETLFRDGRLTPSITILGCSVTIPAEVVILNSIVLPHKELSRSYKNQIIL from the exons ATGCCGCTGAAGGCGGTGATCCTCATCGGGGGCCCGCAGAAAG GGACCCGGTTCCGGCCGCTGTCCTTCGAGGTGCCCAAGCCGCTCTTCCCGGTGGCCGGCGTGCCCATGGTGCAGCACCACATCGAGGCCTGCGCCAAG GTGCCCGGCATGAAGGAGATCCTGCTGATGGGCTTCTACCAGCCCCATGAGGCCCTCAGCCGCTTCCTGGTGTCGGCACAGCAGGAGTTCAAGATCCCCATCAG GTATCTCCAGGAGTATGCAGCGCTGGGCACGGGTGGTGGAATCTATCACTTCCGAGACCAGATCCTGTCAGGTGGTGCTGAGGCCTTCTTTGTCCTCAACGCAGACGTGTGCTCAGAGTTCCCCttgcaggagatgctggagtTCCGGCAGCAGCATGGGGACGTGCACAGCTTTGTCATTCTGGGTACCACA GCCAACAGGACGCAGGCACTGAATTATGGCTGTATCGTGGCAAATGCAGACACTCAGGAG GTCCAGCACTATGTGGAGAAGCCCAGCACGTTTGTCAGTGAGATCATTAACTGTGGCATCTACCTGTTCACACCTGCCATCTTCCAGCACATTGGTGAGGTCTTCCAGAGGAACCAGCAAGAGCTAGTGCT GGAGGAGAGCTCCAATGGCTGGCAGCGTGCAGAAGTGATCCGGCTAGAGCAGGACGTGTTCACAGCACTGGCTGGGAGGGGCAAGCTGTTTGTCTACAAAACTGATGGCTTCTGGAGCCAGATCAAGTCAGCCGG CTCTGCTATTTATGCCAGCCGCCTTTATCTGAACCAGTACAGCAAAAGCCACCCAGAGAGGCTGGCCCAGAACAAACCTGGAGGTCCTATCATCCGAG GGAACGTGTACATCCACCCAACGGCCTCCATCGACAGCACTGCAGTG CTGGGCCCCAATGTCTCCATTGGGGAGGGGGTGACAGTGGGAGCTGGTGTGCGTGTGCGAGAATCTATAGTCCTGCATGGTGCCTCACTCCAT GACCACACCTGTGTCCTCAATACCATCGTGGGCTGGGACAGCACCATTGGGCGCTGGGCCCGGGTTGAAGGAACGCCCAGTGACCCCAACCCCAACGATCCCTATGCCAAGATCGACAGTGAGACCCTTTTCCGGGACGGGCGCCTCACACCATCCATCACCATCCTGG GCTGCAGTGTCACCATCCCTGCTGAGGTTGTTATTCTTAACTCCATCGTCCTTCCTCACAAGGAGCTGAGCCGCAGCTACAAAAACCAGATTAtcctgtga